GACGGCCGTGCTCGTGGACGGCCCGCGGGGTGGCGCCACCCTCCGGATCGTGCCGCGCTTCGTCGACCCCTCGACGCAGGTCGCCGCGGGCTCCCTGCTCGCGCCGATGCCGGGCAGCGTGATCGCGGTCCGCGCGGCGGTCGGCGACGTCGTACAGGAAGGGCAGGCCATCCTCGTGATGGAGGCCATGAAGATGCAGCACACCATCGCGGCGCCCTACGCGGGCACCGTCACCGAGCTGTCGGCGAGCGCCGGGCAGCAGGTCGAGGCGGGCGTCGTGCTCGCCATCGTGGAGCCCGCCGAGGCGGCCGGCTCGGAGGAGGAGAACCGATGACCCAGACCATGTTCACCGAGCCGGAGGAGCGCGTCGCCCTGCGCGAGGCGGTCAAGAAGCTGGCCGGCAAGTACGGCCGCGAGTACGTCGAGAAGCAGGCCCGCGAGGGCGGCAAGATGACCGAGATGTGGCTCGAGATGGGCCAGAACGGCTTCCTCGGCGTCAACATCCCCGAGGAGTACGGCGGCGGTGGCGGCGGCATGTCCGATCTGGCGGCCGTGCTCGAGGAGTCCGCCGCGGCCGGTGCGCCGCTGCTGATGATGGTCGTCTCACCGGCGATCTGCGGCTCGATCATCGCCCGCTGCGGCACCGAGGAGCAGAAGCAGCGCTGGCTCCCGTCGATCGCCGACGGCACCCACCTGATGGCCTTCGGCATCACCGAGGCCGACGCCGGCTCGAACTCCCACCAGATCACCACCACCGCCACCCGCGACGGCGACCACTGGGTGCTCAAGGGCCAGAAGACGTTCATCTCCGGCGTCGACGAGGCCCAGTCGGTGCTCATCGTCTCGCGCACCGAGGACGCCAAGACCGGCAAGCTCAAGCCGGCCCTGTTCGTCGTACCGACGGATGCCGAGGGCTTCACCAAGCAGGTCATCCCGATGTCGTGGCAGGCGCCGGAGAAGCAGTTCACCCTCTTCCTCGACGACGTCCGGGTCCCCGTCGACGCGCTCGTCGGCGACGAGGACGGCGGCCTGTGGCAGCTCTTCGCCGGCCTCAACCCCGAGCGGATCATGGGCGGCGCCATGTCGTGCGGCCTCGCCCGCTTCGCCCTCGACAAGGCGGTCGCCTACGCCAAGGAGCGCTCGGTCTGGAAGGACCAGCCCATCGGCGCCCACCAGGGCATCGCGCACCCGCTGGCCAAGGTGAAGATCGAGCTCGAGCAGGCCCGCCTGCTCTGGCAGAAGGCCGCCGCGCTGTACGACGCCGGCGACGACTTCACCGCCGGCGAGTACGCCAACATGGCCAAGTACGCCGGCGGCGAGGTCGCCTGCAACGCCACTGACGTCGCCGTCCACACCCACGGCGGCAACGGGCTCACCCAGGAGTACGGCCTGGGCAACATGCTGGTCGCAGCACGGCTGGGGCGGATCGCGCCGGTCAGCCGGGAGATGATCCTCAACTTCGTGGCGATGCACTCGCTGGGGCTGCCGAAGAGCTACTGAGAAGCCGTTGGGAGTTTCACCGGCCGGCCGGAGAAACTCACGGTTGGACGATGAAGTTTCGTCGTCCAACCGTGAGTTTCGTCGTTCAAGCACGCGAGTTTCACCGGCCGGCCGGTGAAACTGGCACGAGCCCGCCCGCCAACAGGCATGATCCCGCCATGCGTTTCCTGCCCTTCGCCCTCGTCGGCCTGCTCTGGCTCTACTGCCTCGTCGAGGTGATCACCTCCCGCGAGGACAGCGTGCGCAACCTCGCGAAGTCGTGGTGGCTGCTGATCGTGCTGTTCTTCCCGCTCGCGGGCTCGATCGCGTGGATCATCGCCGGGCGTCCGCAGCACGAGCGGCCGCTGACCCGCGGCCAGGGCGCGGCGCCGGGCTTCCCCGAGTACGAGCGGCGGGGTCGGTTCGCGGCGGCCGACCCGGAGAAGGACGAGGACTTCCTGCGCAAGGTCCGCGAGCGGGCCGAGGAGCAGCGGCGCCGGTACGAGGCCCAGCGGCGCGACGAGGAGCGCCGGGAGCAGCAGGGCGACTAGCTCGTCCCACGGCGAGGGGCCCCGCGCTTTAAGTCGAGTAAGTCTATGTAGTATCTCCGGCATGACGACGACCGCCGTGCCCGCCACCCGCCGTACCGTGCTGCGCGGAGCAGCCGTCGGCTGTGCGGGCGCGCTGACCCCGGTCGTGGGAGCAGGCCTCGCCGAGGCCGTCACCGGCACCCCGGCGACGGCCGCCCGCCCGACGGCCGCCCGCCCGGCGGTCGACCGGCCCAACGTCATCGTGGTCTCCATCGACGACCTCGGCTGGGACGAGCTGGGCTGCTACGGCAACCGGTTCAACGAGACGCCGCACATCGACCGGCTGGCGCGCGAGGGTGTCCGCTTCACCCAGGCGTACGCCGCCGCCCCGCTGTGCTCCCCGACGCGGGCGGCCCTGGTGACCGGCCGCTACCCGGGCCGGACCGGGATCACCGACTACCTGCGGGGTGAGGGCGCGGCCAGCGACCTCCACCTGTCGCCGCGGATCCCCGGCATCCCCTCGGTGCTCAAGCCGCGCGGCTACACCACCGGCCACATCGGCAAGTGGCACCTGACGGAGACCTACCACGGGCACTACCGGTCGCGGCCGGGCAACCCGTACGCCCACGGCTTCGACGAGGTGATCCTCTCCGAGCACCGCTACATCGGCGGCGGGGACTACTTCGCGCCGTACGAGTTCCTGCCGGGGGTCCCGGGCCGCACCTCGCACGAGTACCTCACCGACCGGCTCGCCCTCGAGGCCGTCGGCTTCATCCGGCGTCACCGC
Above is a genomic segment from Nocardioides aromaticivorans containing:
- a CDS encoding acyl-CoA dehydrogenase family protein, encoding MTQTMFTEPEERVALREAVKKLAGKYGREYVEKQAREGGKMTEMWLEMGQNGFLGVNIPEEYGGGGGGMSDLAAVLEESAAAGAPLLMMVVSPAICGSIIARCGTEEQKQRWLPSIADGTHLMAFGITEADAGSNSHQITTTATRDGDHWVLKGQKTFISGVDEAQSVLIVSRTEDAKTGKLKPALFVVPTDAEGFTKQVIPMSWQAPEKQFTLFLDDVRVPVDALVGDEDGGLWQLFAGLNPERIMGGAMSCGLARFALDKAVAYAKERSVWKDQPIGAHQGIAHPLAKVKIELEQARLLWQKAAALYDAGDDFTAGEYANMAKYAGGEVACNATDVAVHTHGGNGLTQEYGLGNMLVAARLGRIAPVSREMILNFVAMHSLGLPKSY
- a CDS encoding PLD nuclease N-terminal domain-containing protein — protein: MRFLPFALVGLLWLYCLVEVITSREDSVRNLAKSWWLLIVLFFPLAGSIAWIIAGRPQHERPLTRGQGAAPGFPEYERRGRFAAADPEKDEDFLRKVRERAEEQRRRYEAQRRDEERREQQGD